A genomic region of Rubrivirga sp. SAORIC476 contains the following coding sequences:
- a CDS encoding Mur ligase family protein: MLSSPHDSRRQTGAGSLLDGPGAALEVHVPEPLREAAADAWRRHARTLCDALGWTDAPLTVRPFPRGLSLALGSPVDLLYTATEVNEAAWARARAEVEGNDLPDLGETVERLTREAAEEADPPLKALLAAAEARGMPVVWDDDAVTVGLGSRGKTFAPDALPDPDAFDWDAVGPIPTALVTGTNGKSTTVRMLAGMARAAGHTVGFSTTDAVTVGDEVVDRGDFSGPLGARAVMRDERVTLAVCESARGGLLRRGVPVPLVTAAALTNVAADHLGDYGVETVPALADAKLVVAKALGPGGVLVAPTDEPEATAAVRRQADALAARGVAIRWTALDPTDAVAGPLAASVVDGAISLQTDGGWRPLCRVEEIPAALGGAARHVVRNALTASALGEALGLRDDAIAAGLRAFRSDETDNPGRANQFDVDGARVVIDYAHNAHGLSALADLATTWDARRRLVLFGSAGDRSDADLAAMCDVLARLQADRYVLVEIPGYLRGREAGAVPALLERLLRERGVPSDAFVQRADPASGTAFALDWAEAGDLVILLALTQRDEVLQLVKDAGG, from the coding sequence TTGCTCTCCTCTCCCCACGACAGCCGCCGCCAGACCGGCGCCGGGTCCCTCCTCGACGGCCCCGGCGCGGCGCTGGAGGTGCACGTCCCCGAGCCTCTCCGCGAGGCCGCGGCCGACGCCTGGCGCCGCCACGCGCGGACGCTCTGCGACGCGCTCGGCTGGACCGACGCCCCGCTCACGGTCCGCCCGTTCCCACGCGGGCTGTCGCTCGCGCTCGGCTCGCCAGTCGATCTGCTCTACACGGCCACCGAGGTCAACGAGGCCGCGTGGGCCCGCGCGCGCGCCGAGGTGGAGGGGAACGACCTGCCCGACCTCGGGGAGACCGTCGAGCGGCTGACGCGTGAGGCCGCAGAGGAGGCCGACCCGCCGTTGAAGGCGCTGCTCGCCGCCGCCGAGGCGCGCGGGATGCCCGTCGTCTGGGACGACGACGCCGTCACGGTAGGCCTCGGGAGCCGTGGGAAGACATTCGCGCCCGATGCCCTCCCCGACCCGGACGCCTTCGACTGGGACGCCGTCGGCCCGATTCCGACGGCGCTGGTGACCGGCACCAACGGCAAGTCGACCACGGTGCGGATGCTGGCCGGGATGGCGCGGGCGGCCGGCCACACGGTCGGCTTCTCGACCACCGACGCCGTCACCGTAGGCGACGAGGTGGTCGACCGGGGTGACTTCTCGGGTCCCCTCGGCGCCCGCGCCGTGATGCGCGACGAGCGCGTGACGCTGGCCGTCTGCGAAAGCGCCCGCGGCGGGCTGCTCCGGCGCGGCGTGCCGGTCCCGCTCGTGACCGCCGCCGCGCTCACCAACGTCGCCGCCGACCACCTGGGCGACTACGGCGTCGAGACCGTGCCGGCCCTCGCCGACGCCAAGCTGGTCGTCGCCAAGGCGCTCGGGCCGGGCGGCGTGCTGGTCGCCCCGACCGACGAGCCAGAGGCCACCGCCGCCGTCCGGCGCCAGGCCGACGCGCTGGCCGCCCGCGGTGTCGCCATCCGCTGGACCGCCCTCGACCCCACGGACGCCGTCGCCGGTCCCCTCGCCGCCTCGGTCGTGGACGGCGCGATCTCGTTGCAGACCGACGGCGGCTGGCGCCCTCTCTGCCGCGTCGAGGAGATCCCCGCCGCGCTGGGCGGGGCCGCGCGCCACGTCGTCCGCAACGCCCTCACGGCGTCCGCGCTCGGCGAGGCGCTGGGACTCCGCGACGACGCCATCGCGGCCGGGCTCCGCGCCTTCCGCAGCGACGAGACCGACAACCCCGGCCGCGCCAACCAGTTCGACGTGGACGGAGCGCGCGTGGTGATCGACTACGCCCACAACGCGCACGGGCTGAGCGCCCTCGCCGACCTCGCGACCACCTGGGACGCGCGCCGCCGCTTGGTGCTGTTCGGCAGCGCGGGCGATCGGTCGGATGCCGACCTCGCGGCCATGTGCGACGTGCTGGCCCGCCTCCAAGCTGACCGCTACGTGCTGGTCGAGATCCCGGGCTACCTCCGGGGCCGCGAGGCAGGCGCCGTGCCGGCCCTGCTCGAACGCCTCCTGCGTGAGCGCGGCGTCCCCTCGGACGCCTTCGTCCAGCGCGCCGACCCCGCCTCCGGCACCGCGTTCGCCCTCGATTGGGCCGAGGCGGGCGACCTCGTGATCCTGCTCGCGCTCACCCAGCGTGACGAGGTGCTGCAGCTGGTGAAGGACGCAGGCGGCTGA
- the cphA gene encoding cyanophycin synthetase yields MRVVSTNVYVGPNPYAHFPVIRHTIDLGPLEDYPTAKLDGFAERLVEALPGLQEHGCSYRTPGGFIRRMVEDEGTWLGHVWEHVALELQSIAGHEVTFGKTRSTGRAVGEYDMVFQYQQKDVGLEASELARRLILRLLPDDVQARIDEEKEADYDWEEERDAFIKRAQRIAFGPSTQSIIDAAVERDIPWIRLNQYSLVQLGHGKYQQRIQATVTGQTKHIAVEIASDKEDTRTLLESLGLPVPQQRLVYGPQSAVRAARSIGYPVVTKPLNANHGRGVSIRLTSDEQVVTGFEHAQAHGSGKSVLVESFVTGFDHRMLVVDGHLVAVAKRVPGHVVGDGEHTIEELVEIVNEDPRRGVGHEKVLTRLQFDAQAERLLAEAGHSAETVLPEGEVFYLRSTANLSTGGTAIDLTDVVHPDNRDMAVRAVRAVGLDVGGVDFLSDDVTQSWRDVGGAIVEVNAAPGFRMHVAPSEGTPRDVARPVIDMLFPPGSPGRIPVAIVTGTNGKTTTTRMVSHILQMAAFVPGMTSTDGVFVDGRLTVKGDMTGPMGARTVLRDPMVDAAVLEVARGGLVRAGLGVNRCDVAACLNVSADHLGLGRIDTLEQLAEIKRIPIEVAEDTVVLNADDPLVLAMAEHAKAKHICYVTMDGEHALVREHVREGGRAVVLERGVAGEMITIHDGGRHLPLIWTHLIPATIDGKARHNVQNAMFAAGIAYALGNGPVELTLDQIRHGLQTFSTSFYEAPGRLNVFDGHPFRVILDYAHNPAAVEAMADLVDRLEVQGRRILALAAPGDRRDEDIDAIARAAAGHFDHFVCKRDDRLRGRGETEVPEMLRATLLAAGVADGAIELVPDETEAVAHALSLAEPGDLVVVFGDQISRCWEQIIHHGEAGGDGQAMLTPHHPTAMAPSTPATPVVSPIDDDEDDAPRVVELPDGQRLVRDSRGVHLASDEEAD; encoded by the coding sequence ATGCGCGTCGTCTCGACCAACGTCTACGTCGGTCCCAACCCGTACGCCCACTTCCCGGTCATCCGGCACACCATCGACCTCGGCCCGCTGGAGGACTACCCGACGGCGAAGCTGGACGGGTTCGCCGAGCGACTCGTGGAGGCGCTGCCGGGGCTCCAGGAGCACGGCTGCTCGTACCGCACGCCCGGCGGCTTCATCCGGCGGATGGTCGAGGACGAGGGGACGTGGCTCGGCCACGTCTGGGAGCACGTCGCCCTGGAGTTGCAGAGCATCGCGGGCCACGAGGTCACGTTCGGCAAGACGCGCTCGACCGGCCGCGCCGTCGGCGAGTACGACATGGTGTTCCAGTACCAGCAGAAGGACGTGGGGCTGGAGGCCTCCGAGCTGGCCCGCCGCCTCATCCTGCGCCTGCTGCCGGACGACGTACAGGCCCGCATCGACGAGGAGAAGGAGGCCGACTACGACTGGGAGGAGGAGCGCGACGCGTTCATCAAGCGCGCCCAGCGCATCGCCTTCGGACCGAGCACGCAGTCGATCATCGACGCGGCCGTCGAGCGCGACATCCCCTGGATCCGCCTGAACCAGTACTCGCTCGTCCAGCTCGGCCACGGCAAGTACCAGCAGCGCATCCAGGCGACCGTCACGGGCCAGACGAAGCACATCGCGGTCGAGATCGCGAGCGACAAGGAGGACACGCGGACGCTGCTGGAGTCGCTCGGCCTGCCGGTCCCGCAGCAGCGGCTGGTGTACGGCCCCCAGAGCGCCGTCCGCGCCGCGCGCAGCATCGGCTACCCGGTAGTGACGAAGCCGCTCAACGCCAACCACGGCCGCGGGGTCTCGATCCGCCTGACGTCCGACGAGCAGGTGGTGACCGGCTTCGAGCACGCCCAGGCGCACGGCTCCGGCAAGAGCGTCCTCGTGGAGAGCTTCGTGACCGGGTTCGACCACCGGATGCTGGTCGTCGACGGGCACCTCGTGGCGGTCGCCAAGCGCGTGCCCGGCCACGTCGTGGGCGACGGCGAGCACACGATCGAGGAGCTGGTCGAGATCGTCAACGAGGACCCTCGGCGCGGCGTCGGCCACGAGAAGGTGCTCACGCGGCTCCAGTTCGACGCCCAGGCCGAGCGCCTCCTCGCCGAGGCAGGCCACTCCGCCGAGACGGTCCTGCCCGAGGGCGAAGTCTTCTACCTCCGCTCGACCGCCAACCTGTCGACCGGCGGCACGGCCATCGACCTGACCGACGTGGTCCACCCGGACAACCGCGACATGGCGGTCCGCGCCGTGCGCGCGGTCGGCCTCGACGTGGGCGGGGTCGACTTCCTGTCGGACGACGTGACGCAGTCGTGGCGCGACGTGGGCGGGGCCATCGTGGAGGTCAACGCCGCGCCGGGCTTCCGCATGCACGTGGCGCCGTCGGAGGGTACGCCGCGCGACGTGGCCCGGCCCGTGATCGACATGCTGTTCCCGCCCGGCTCGCCCGGCCGGATCCCGGTCGCCATCGTGACCGGCACCAACGGCAAGACGACGACCACGCGGATGGTGTCCCACATCCTCCAGATGGCGGCCTTCGTGCCCGGCATGACGTCCACCGACGGCGTGTTCGTGGACGGGCGGCTGACCGTCAAGGGCGACATGACCGGCCCGATGGGCGCACGCACCGTCCTCCGCGACCCGATGGTGGACGCCGCCGTGCTGGAGGTCGCCCGCGGCGGGCTCGTCCGCGCCGGGCTCGGCGTCAACCGCTGCGACGTGGCCGCGTGCCTCAACGTCTCCGCCGACCACCTCGGCCTGGGCCGCATCGACACGCTGGAGCAGCTCGCCGAGATCAAGCGCATCCCGATCGAGGTCGCCGAGGACACCGTCGTGCTCAACGCCGACGACCCGCTGGTGCTGGCGATGGCCGAGCACGCCAAGGCCAAGCACATCTGCTACGTGACGATGGACGGCGAGCACGCGCTCGTCCGCGAGCACGTCCGCGAGGGCGGGCGGGCGGTCGTGCTGGAGCGCGGCGTCGCGGGCGAGATGATCACGATCCACGACGGCGGGCGCCACCTGCCGCTCATCTGGACCCACCTGATCCCGGCCACCATCGACGGCAAGGCGCGCCACAACGTCCAGAACGCGATGTTCGCGGCGGGCATCGCCTACGCGCTCGGCAACGGGCCCGTCGAGCTGACGCTCGACCAGATCCGCCACGGCCTGCAGACCTTCTCGACGAGCTTCTACGAGGCCCCCGGCCGCCTCAACGTGTTCGACGGGCACCCCTTCCGCGTCATCCTCGACTACGCCCACAACCCGGCCGCCGTCGAGGCCATGGCCGACCTCGTGGACCGGCTGGAGGTGCAGGGGCGCCGCATCCTGGCACTGGCCGCCCCCGGCGACCGCCGCGACGAGGACATCGACGCCATCGCGCGCGCCGCCGCGGGCCACTTCGACCACTTCGTCTGCAAGCGCGACGACCGACTCCGCGGGCGCGGCGAGACGGAGGTCCCGGAGATGCTGCGGGCCACGCTCCTCGCGGCGGGCGTCGCCGACGGGGCCATCGAGCTGGTCCCGGACGAGACCGAGGCGGTCGCCCACGCGCTGTCGCTGGCCGAGCCCGGCGACCTCGTGGTCGTCTTTGGCGACCAGATCTCGCGGTGCTGGGAGCAGATCATCCACCACGGCGAGGCCGGGGGCGACGGGCAGGCGATGCTGACCCCGCACCACCCGACCGCGATGGCGCCGTCCACTCCCGCGACCCCGGTCGTCTCCCCTATCGACGACGACGAGGACGACGCGCCGCGCGTGGTCGAGCTCCCGGACGGCCAGCGTCTCGTGCGCGACAGCCGCGGCGTCCACCTGGCCTCGGACGAGGAGGCGGATTAG
- a CDS encoding DUF5666 domain-containing protein, whose product MRLLLSLFLVALLAGCDASAPASNALAVRFLVDGQANVTYQAADDVSTARADGRWETRLTAGPDDVLSLDAVSTDGQPVTTTIEIDGRVVATHQGLRARSDSRPSERSQNEVEVKGAIEALSADRVRVQGRVFRIDASTRFLGRDNEPISFETFAVGTVVEAEGHLQSDGTVRAKKLKLEDLDDDAGDEHEVEVEGTIDAVSPTSITVSGTVFATTAATRWLDDDNLPISRDAFAPGLRAEAEGWVRDGVLTAEKVKLDED is encoded by the coding sequence ATGCGCCTCCTCCTCTCCCTGTTCCTCGTCGCCCTCCTGGCAGGCTGCGACGCCTCGGCACCCGCCTCGAATGCCCTCGCGGTCCGCTTCCTCGTCGACGGTCAGGCGAACGTCACCTATCAGGCTGCGGACGACGTCTCGACCGCCCGCGCGGACGGGCGCTGGGAGACCCGGCTGACGGCGGGGCCCGACGACGTGCTGTCGCTCGACGCCGTCTCGACCGACGGGCAGCCCGTGACCACCACCATCGAGATCGACGGCAGGGTGGTGGCGACGCACCAGGGGCTCCGCGCGCGAAGCGACTCGCGACCGAGTGAGCGGAGCCAGAACGAAGTCGAAGTCAAGGGCGCCATTGAGGCCCTGAGCGCCGACCGCGTGCGCGTCCAGGGACGCGTGTTCCGGATCGACGCGTCGACACGCTTCCTCGGCCGCGACAACGAACCGATCTCCTTCGAGACGTTCGCCGTCGGCACCGTCGTCGAGGCCGAGGGCCACCTCCAGTCCGACGGCACGGTACGCGCCAAGAAGCTCAAGCTCGAAGACCTGGACGACGACGCCGGCGACGAGCACGAGGTCGAGGTCGAGGGCACCATCGACGCGGTCTCGCCCACCTCGATCACCGTCTCCGGAACCGTGTTCGCCACGACCGCCGCGACCCGCTGGCTGGACGACGACAACCTCCCGATCTCGCGCGACGCGTTCGCCCCCGGCCTGCGCGCCGAGGCCGAGGGCTGGGTCCGGGACGGCGTCCTTACCGCCGAGAAGGTGAAGCTCGACGAGGACTGA
- a CDS encoding kelch repeat-containing protein, protein MRTVCTVLFLALTAGVHAQTWMAAPSMGTARTGAAAVVLDGRLVVMGGRDAAGTPLATAEAFDPASGWTPMPALRRARTDAAAAVLDGRIVLSGGRDDDGEPTDDIEVYDPEADRWESFDGLETEREGHGLATLGGTLIALGGADEEGSLLATSESYTGDWGPYSWTLDPARARFGMVTVGDDVVVVGGFSAFGPLQRVDRFTTDGASSSALSPLPTARGGLAVATDGAALFAVGGRDASDGVVTTVDRLGQVGGGWTTLPSLPVAREGAVAAVIGTELIVAGGSDAFGGVLASVVRLPIDGVAIGLPPHATSGALTLAGPNPTSGPTTVMLRLTAPGPARVRVLDALGREVAVLWDGIASPAPLRLGWRADVPAGVYGVWLEAPGVSETLLVTVAR, encoded by the coding sequence ATGCGCACCGTCTGCACAGTCCTCTTCCTCGCCCTCACGGCCGGCGTCCACGCCCAGACGTGGATGGCCGCCCCGTCCATGGGGACGGCCCGGACGGGCGCCGCCGCGGTCGTCCTCGACGGCCGCCTCGTGGTGATGGGTGGCCGCGACGCCGCCGGAACGCCCCTCGCCACCGCCGAGGCGTTCGACCCCGCCTCGGGCTGGACGCCGATGCCTGCCCTGCGCCGCGCCCGCACCGACGCCGCCGCGGCCGTGCTCGACGGCCGGATCGTGCTCTCCGGCGGCCGCGACGACGACGGCGAGCCCACCGACGACATCGAGGTCTACGACCCCGAGGCCGACCGCTGGGAGTCCTTCGACGGACTGGAGACCGAGCGGGAGGGCCACGGGCTCGCGACGCTGGGCGGAACCCTGATCGCTCTCGGCGGGGCCGACGAGGAGGGGTCGCTGCTCGCGACCTCGGAGAGCTACACCGGCGACTGGGGGCCCTACAGCTGGACCCTCGACCCGGCGAGGGCGCGCTTCGGGATGGTGACCGTCGGTGACGACGTGGTCGTCGTCGGCGGCTTCAGCGCGTTCGGGCCCCTTCAGCGGGTCGACCGCTTCACCACGGACGGCGCCTCCTCCTCCGCGCTGTCCCCACTGCCGACCGCTCGGGGGGGCCTCGCGGTTGCCACCGACGGAGCTGCGCTCTTCGCCGTCGGCGGCCGCGACGCCAGCGACGGCGTCGTGACGACGGTCGACCGCCTCGGCCAGGTCGGCGGTGGATGGACGACGCTCCCCTCGCTCCCCGTGGCGCGCGAGGGGGCCGTGGCCGCCGTCATCGGAACCGAGTTGATCGTGGCGGGCGGCTCGGACGCGTTCGGCGGTGTCCTCGCGTCGGTGGTACGCCTCCCGATCGACGGCGTCGCCATCGGCCTGCCCCCGCACGCCACGAGCGGGGCGCTGACGCTCGCAGGCCCCAATCCCACGTCCGGCCCGACGACGGTGATGCTACGGCTGACCGCTCCAGGCCCCGCCCGCGTGCGCGTGCTGGATGCCCTCGGCCGAGAGGTCGCGGTGCTGTGGGACGGCATCGCCAGCCCCGCCCCCCTCCGCCTCGGGTGGCGTGCCGACGTTCCCGCCGGCGTGTACGGGGTCTGGCTGGAGGCTCCCGGCGTCTCCGAGACGCTCCTGGTCACGGTGGCCCGATGA